A stretch of Halichondria panicea chromosome 1, odHalPani1.1, whole genome shotgun sequence DNA encodes these proteins:
- the LOC135342345 gene encoding uncharacterized protein LOC135342345 isoform X1, with product MDELMSSDDEVGSDDAAILEIEEEMRESEESSDCAESEGDSDASKALSDTVISSRKRFPSLSHEVHRHLAYILDGNHIPTKDRSAPMKKAYYYRYTHHESLSVCEMKNPLTNQNEKRILFQENATTQKVIVLRTEEKGKCIAFYYDRSKGDGARKIKKRIDDVFTGISEDEVQKYINKSQLNQKIKGRFENKPRLRPVHSSNPWHQVQIDLMSMMDYPVEIQGKVYKWILSCIDVFSRYLILRPLYTKQASAVATELLQIFADFGTPVRLQCNRGSEFRGCVNKVATMLKVKIIRSSAIGILNPRARMKDLTEPFAAKFVTI from the exons ATGGATGAGCTTATGAGCAGTGACGATGAAGTTGGCAGTGATGATGCTGCAATACTAGAGATTGAAGAAGAAATGAGAGAGAGTGAGGAAAGCTCAGATTGTGCTGAATCAGAA GGTGATTCTGATGCCTCCAAAGCACTTTCTGACACAGTAATTTCATCACGAAAACGCTTTCCAAGTTTAAGTCATGAAGTGCACAGACATCTTGCTTACATCTTAGATGGCAACCATATCCCCACCAAAGATCGGAGTGCCCCAATGAAAAAGGCCTACTACTATCGATACACACATCATGAAAGTCTGTCAGTGTGTGAAATGAAAAACCCATTAACTAACCAGAATGAAAAGCGTATACTTTTCCAGGAAAATGCGACGACTCAGAAGGTCATTGTGTTGCGAACAGAAGAAAAAGGAAAATGCATTGCTTTCTATTACGATAGATCAAAGGGAGACGGGGCAAGAAAGATTAAAAAGAGAATCGATGATGTGTTCACTGGCATTAGTGAAGATGAGGTGCAAAAATACATCAATAAATCTCAACTCAACCAGAAAATCAAGGGGAGATTTGAGAATAAACCACGCTTACGTCCAGTGCATTCAAGCAATCCTTGGCATCAAGTTCAGATAGATCTAATGAGTATGATGGACTATCCCGTAGAGATACAAGGCAAGGTATACAAGTGGATACTGTCATGCATTGATGTCTTTTCGAGGTACCTTATTTTGCGGCCTCTCTACACAAAGCAAGCATCAGCAGTTGCGACTGAACTTCTCCAGatttttgctgattttggAACTCCGGTTCGGCTTCAGTGTAACAGAGGTTCTGAGTTCCGTGGGTGTGTCAATAAGGTTGCTACAATGCTGAAAGTGAAGATCATTCGAAGCAGTGCTATAGGCATCCTCAATCCCAGGGCAag GATGAAAGA